The following are encoded together in the Streptomyces flavofungini genome:
- a CDS encoding glycine-rich domain-containing protein, producing the protein MSAAVVIRDPKAYVTPDVWEREVTLLLRNPENTRELAEAKFGQAIAYLVTCGENPDLLMGPSKQVDEAWHSFMLDSIPYHHFTSRHFGRYIHHVPELPGSAASVQCLSDDKGTQDGHDLKTGGPLVLEQTIKAIKTAGFEIDPGLWGMKDAADCNQCHAGCHDSPK; encoded by the coding sequence ATGAGTGCGGCAGTAGTGATCCGCGACCCGAAGGCGTACGTCACCCCGGACGTGTGGGAGCGGGAGGTAACCCTCCTCCTCCGCAACCCGGAGAACACGCGCGAACTTGCAGAGGCCAAGTTCGGACAGGCCATCGCCTACCTGGTCACGTGCGGCGAGAACCCGGACCTTCTCATGGGCCCGTCCAAGCAGGTGGACGAGGCATGGCACTCGTTCATGCTCGACTCGATCCCGTACCACCACTTCACCAGCCGGCACTTCGGCCGGTACATCCATCACGTGCCGGAGCTTCCGGGGTCGGCGGCCAGTGTCCAGTGCCTCAGCGACGACAAGGGGACGCAGGACGGTCACGACCTCAAGACCGGCGGCCCGCTCGTCCTGGAACAGACGATCAAGGCCATCAAGACGGCCGGATTCGAGATCGACCCCGGCCTGTGGGGCATGAAGGATGCGGCCGACTGCAACCAGTGCCACGCCGGGTGCCACGACTCGCCCAAGTAG
- a CDS encoding dipeptidase — translation MSKPVNSSDSVVSAVRAYLDDHRAAFLDDLAEWLRVPSVSAQPDHAPDVRRSADWLAARLTSTGFPTVEVWETADAPAVFAEWPSGDPDAPTVLVYGHHDVQPAAIEDGWDSDPFEPVVRDNRLYARGAADDKGQVFFHTLGVRAHLAVTGRSAPAVNLKLLVEGEEESGSPNFRALVEERAERLAADAVIVSDTGMWSKDTPTVCTGMRGLAECEIELSGPDQDIHSGSFGGAVPNPATAAARLVAALHDEHARVAVPGFYEGIVELTDRERELFAELPFDEAEWLRTAKSHAPYGEAGHSTLERIWARPTAEVNGIGGGYQGPGGKTIIPSSAFLKLSFRLVAGQDPERVEKAVRAWVADQLPDGIGHTITFSGATRPCLTPLDHPALQSVVRAMGRAFEQDIRFTREGGSGPAADLQDVLGAPVLFLGISIPSDGWHAPNEKVELDLLLKGAETTAYLWGDLAEHWRGAH, via the coding sequence ATGAGCAAGCCCGTCAACAGCTCTGACAGTGTCGTCAGCGCCGTCCGCGCGTACCTGGACGACCACCGTGCCGCCTTCCTCGACGACCTCGCCGAGTGGCTGCGCGTCCCGTCCGTGTCGGCACAGCCCGACCACGCGCCCGACGTGCGCCGCAGCGCCGACTGGCTCGCCGCACGGCTCACCTCGACCGGCTTCCCGACGGTCGAGGTGTGGGAGACGGCCGACGCCCCCGCGGTGTTCGCCGAGTGGCCCTCCGGCGACCCGGACGCGCCCACGGTCCTCGTCTACGGCCACCACGACGTGCAGCCCGCCGCGATCGAGGACGGCTGGGACAGCGACCCCTTCGAGCCCGTCGTCCGCGACAACCGCCTCTACGCGCGCGGGGCCGCCGACGACAAGGGCCAGGTCTTCTTCCACACCCTCGGCGTCCGCGCCCACCTCGCCGTCACCGGCCGCAGCGCGCCCGCGGTCAACCTGAAGCTGCTCGTCGAAGGCGAGGAGGAGTCAGGGTCCCCGAACTTCCGCGCCCTGGTCGAGGAGCGCGCCGAGCGCCTCGCCGCCGACGCGGTGATCGTCTCCGACACCGGCATGTGGTCCAAGGACACCCCCACGGTCTGCACGGGCATGCGCGGCCTCGCCGAGTGCGAGATCGAGCTGTCAGGGCCCGACCAGGACATCCACTCCGGCTCCTTCGGCGGCGCCGTGCCCAACCCCGCGACGGCCGCAGCCCGCCTCGTGGCCGCCCTGCACGACGAGCACGCGCGCGTGGCGGTGCCCGGCTTCTACGAAGGCATCGTCGAGCTGACCGACCGCGAGCGGGAGCTCTTCGCCGAGCTGCCGTTCGACGAGGCCGAGTGGCTGCGTACGGCGAAGTCGCACGCGCCCTACGGAGAGGCCGGCCACAGCACCCTGGAGCGCATCTGGGCCCGCCCGACCGCCGAGGTCAATGGCATCGGCGGCGGCTACCAAGGCCCCGGAGGCAAGACGATCATCCCGTCGAGCGCCTTCCTGAAGCTCTCCTTCCGGCTGGTCGCGGGCCAGGACCCGGAGCGCGTCGAGAAGGCCGTCCGCGCGTGGGTGGCCGATCAGCTTCCCGACGGCATCGGGCACACGATCACCTTCAGCGGCGCCACACGCCCCTGCCTGACGCCGCTGGACCACCCGGCGCTGCAGTCCGTCGTCCGCGCCATGGGCCGCGCCTTCGAGCAGGACATCCGCTTCACCCGGGAGGGTGGCTCGGGCCCCGCCGCCGACCTCCAGGACGTCCTCGGGGCGCCCGTGCTGTTCCTCGGCATCTCCATTCCCTCGGACGGCTGGCACGCGCCGAACGAGAAGGTCGAGCTCGATCTGCTCCTCAAGGGCGCGGAGACAACCGCCTACCTGTGGGGCGACCTCGCGGAGCACTGGCGCGGCGCCCACTGA
- a CDS encoding helix-turn-helix domain-containing protein, translating into MTTPAERERIPNDVLTSVRKSMNLSQDEFARGLRGAGEELGEPNDASKRLVQRWESGETRTCRPLYARALKRFTGRTPESLGFAIPMARVHSDGAGGHDMEAGEVGTVEAVTSPESEPQSEYAGIWLSRYEFYSSSRDETFDCKHHVVIVQHGNRLTAQSLPGASTNPDSPLSLDLTVDRNVVTGTWTEQTAADGYYQGARYHGAIQLLIEPTGRRMAGKWVGFGKDFDVNTGPWELRLLDRSTGRASIERYSTLPD; encoded by the coding sequence ATGACGACTCCGGCCGAGCGGGAGCGAATCCCCAACGACGTGCTGACTTCTGTGCGCAAGTCGATGAACCTCAGCCAAGACGAGTTCGCTCGGGGCTTACGGGGCGCAGGCGAGGAGTTGGGGGAGCCGAACGACGCCTCCAAGCGACTCGTGCAACGCTGGGAGTCCGGGGAGACCAGGACATGCCGCCCGCTGTATGCGCGGGCACTGAAGCGGTTCACCGGCCGTACCCCCGAGTCGCTGGGGTTCGCGATCCCGATGGCACGCGTCCACTCAGACGGGGCAGGAGGCCACGACATGGAGGCTGGAGAAGTCGGCACCGTTGAAGCTGTCACAAGCCCGGAGTCGGAGCCGCAGAGCGAGTACGCGGGCATCTGGCTGTCCCGCTACGAGTTCTACTCGTCCAGCCGTGACGAGACGTTCGACTGCAAGCATCACGTCGTGATCGTCCAGCACGGCAACCGGCTGACAGCCCAGAGCCTGCCCGGAGCGTCGACCAACCCGGACAGTCCGTTGTCTCTGGACCTCACCGTCGACCGGAACGTCGTCACCGGTACATGGACCGAGCAGACGGCGGCTGACGGGTACTACCAGGGCGCCCGGTACCACGGTGCGATTCAGCTGTTGATCGAGCCGACAGGCCGACGCATGGCGGGCAAGTGGGTCGGGTTCGGCAAGGACTTCGACGTGAACACGGGCCCGTGGGAGCTGCGCCTACTCGACCGGTCCACAGGGCGCGCGAGCATCGAGCGGTACTCGACCCTCCCGGATTGA
- a CDS encoding mycoredoxin, translated as MPGTVTMYSTTWCGYCRRLKSQMDREGITYEEVNIEQDPDSAAFVEKANGGNQTVPTVQVVPANGGVEVVMTNPSLAQVKQALSA; from the coding sequence ATGCCGGGCACTGTGACGATGTACAGCACCACGTGGTGCGGCTACTGCCGCAGGCTGAAGAGCCAGATGGACCGCGAGGGCATCACGTACGAAGAGGTCAACATCGAGCAGGACCCGGACTCCGCGGCCTTCGTCGAGAAGGCGAACGGCGGCAACCAGACCGTTCCGACGGTTCAGGTAGTTCCCGCCAACGGTGGCGTCGAAGTCGTGATGACGAACCCGAGCCTCGCTCAGGTGAAGCAGGCACTCAGCGCCTGA
- the nudC gene encoding NAD(+) diphosphatase: MTTWTDRAADRPVSLTAPSGIDRAAHYRLDEAWLAAAWSHPSTRVFVVSGGQVLIDETPDGRTELVMTPSFEAPLTEAHRYFLGTDDDGVSYFALQKDSLPGRMDASARAAGLREAGLLLSPRDAGLMVHAVALENWQRMHRFCSRCGERTVIAAAGHIRRCQACGAEHYPRTDPAVIMLVTDHEDRALLGRQVHWPEGRFSTLAGFVEPGESIEQSVRREVFEEAGVTVGDVEYVASQPWPFPSSLMLGFMASATSSEIDVDGEEIHEARWFSRDDLRAAFESGEVLPPYGISIAARLIELWYGKPLPKPGTLG; the protein is encoded by the coding sequence GTGACCACCTGGACCGACCGCGCAGCTGACCGTCCCGTCTCGCTCACCGCGCCGAGCGGCATCGACCGCGCGGCCCACTACCGTCTCGACGAGGCCTGGCTCGCCGCCGCGTGGAGCCATCCGTCGACCCGGGTCTTCGTGGTGTCCGGCGGCCAGGTGCTCATCGACGAGACCCCCGACGGCCGCACGGAACTCGTGATGACCCCGTCGTTCGAGGCGCCCCTCACCGAGGCGCACCGCTACTTCCTGGGGACCGACGACGACGGCGTGAGCTACTTCGCGCTCCAGAAGGACTCGCTGCCCGGACGCATGGACGCCTCCGCGCGCGCGGCCGGCCTTCGCGAGGCGGGCCTGCTGCTCTCCCCGCGCGACGCGGGCCTGATGGTGCACGCCGTGGCCCTGGAGAACTGGCAGCGCATGCACCGCTTCTGCTCGCGCTGCGGCGAGCGCACCGTCATCGCGGCGGCCGGCCACATCCGCCGCTGCCAGGCCTGCGGGGCCGAGCACTACCCGCGCACCGACCCGGCCGTGATCATGCTGGTGACCGACCACGAGGACCGGGCGCTCCTCGGCCGCCAGGTGCACTGGCCCGAGGGCCGCTTCTCGACCCTCGCGGGCTTCGTGGAGCCGGGCGAGTCGATCGAGCAGTCCGTGCGCCGCGAGGTCTTCGAGGAGGCGGGCGTCACGGTCGGCGACGTCGAGTACGTCGCGAGCCAGCCCTGGCCGTTCCCCTCCAGCCTGATGCTGGGCTTCATGGCGAGCGCCACGTCTTCGGAGATCGACGTCGACGGGGAGGAGATCCACGAGGCGCGCTGGTTCTCCCGCGACGACCTGCGGGCCGCCTTCGAGTCCGGGGAGGTCCTGCCTCCCTACGGCATCTCGATTGCGGCCCGCTTGATCGAGCTCTGGTACGGCAAGCCCCTGCCGAAGCCCGGCACGCTCGGCTGA
- a CDS encoding recombinase family protein, which produces MSDKPRALGVVRLSVGNENQTGEETQRTRISKRADAEEMELVDFAVDIDVSASISPWVRPSLGDWLNNKRDQFDHIIILKIDRIARSVRHLSDIIEWCEANGKGLISCEEGFDLSKPWGKTIAKILAVVAEAELDAIKARNKASRETMRKTGRWPGGLVPFGRRAVKGDAGFTLELDPEYGPTLIEMIRRFIEKPSFSAVADWLNEQGVPTAQDIARIRAAAGESTTRLADPKPRGARWTPTTVQAVLVSRSLLGEYVRANGAVVRNDDGTPVMRSEPVLNEEEWAKLSEAVASVKYKKQKGSTSPTVGVTFCMLCGSSLYFVKGDPAKGKRERYRCHGNKTKGIQACPRQRFWAEDLYPWLESALLGEIGHLERMESKTTIDDSRAAKLAVIDGRMNQLLKELQQGEISAVAYGSQVASLAQDREKVTSEEGPKPVTVWTGTGESYAEWWVRSSIDERREFLKKHKVKAHFRPDVLAIDPGDLIENIRQQGVSWWDAPVKASQVLAPITPVSLPGKPYEKPTTLTGAEWEIVSRWEDFEAERAAQQAKAEEEAKAAGEAEKVTAPA; this is translated from the coding sequence GTGAGCGACAAGCCCAGGGCGCTTGGCGTGGTCCGTCTGTCTGTAGGCAACGAGAACCAGACCGGCGAGGAAACGCAGCGAACCCGCATCAGCAAGCGGGCCGACGCGGAGGAAATGGAGCTGGTCGACTTTGCGGTCGACATCGACGTGTCGGCGTCCATCTCGCCGTGGGTGCGTCCATCCCTGGGGGACTGGCTCAACAACAAGAGGGACCAGTTCGACCACATCATCATCCTGAAGATCGACCGCATCGCGCGGTCGGTCCGCCATCTCTCGGACATCATCGAGTGGTGCGAGGCGAACGGTAAGGGCCTCATCTCCTGCGAGGAGGGATTCGACCTCTCGAAGCCGTGGGGCAAGACGATCGCCAAGATCCTGGCCGTGGTCGCAGAGGCCGAGTTGGACGCCATCAAGGCCCGCAACAAGGCTTCCCGGGAGACCATGCGGAAGACCGGTCGTTGGCCGGGTGGCCTTGTCCCGTTCGGACGCAGAGCGGTGAAGGGCGACGCAGGCTTCACCCTCGAACTCGACCCCGAGTACGGCCCGACGCTGATCGAGATGATCCGGCGCTTCATCGAGAAGCCGAGTTTCTCGGCCGTCGCCGACTGGCTGAACGAGCAAGGCGTGCCCACGGCTCAGGACATCGCTCGCATCCGCGCGGCGGCAGGCGAGAGCACGACTCGGCTGGCGGACCCGAAGCCTCGGGGCGCCAGATGGACGCCGACCACAGTGCAAGCCGTACTGGTCAGCCGGTCTCTGCTCGGGGAGTACGTACGCGCGAATGGCGCCGTGGTCCGCAATGACGACGGCACTCCCGTCATGCGGTCTGAGCCGGTGCTGAACGAGGAGGAGTGGGCGAAGCTGTCGGAAGCCGTCGCCTCGGTCAAGTACAAGAAGCAGAAGGGCTCTACGTCGCCGACGGTGGGCGTGACGTTCTGCATGCTGTGCGGCAGCTCCCTCTACTTCGTGAAGGGCGACCCGGCCAAGGGCAAGCGGGAGCGGTACCGCTGCCACGGAAACAAGACCAAGGGCATTCAGGCATGCCCGAGGCAGAGGTTCTGGGCAGAGGACTTGTACCCCTGGCTGGAGTCGGCTCTGTTGGGAGAGATCGGCCACCTGGAACGGATGGAGTCGAAGACGACCATCGACGACAGTCGTGCGGCGAAGCTCGCCGTGATCGACGGCAGGATGAACCAACTCCTGAAGGAACTTCAACAGGGCGAGATCAGTGCCGTCGCGTACGGCTCGCAAGTTGCCAGCCTTGCCCAGGACCGGGAGAAGGTCACCAGCGAGGAGGGGCCGAAGCCGGTGACCGTGTGGACCGGTACCGGCGAGAGCTACGCGGAGTGGTGGGTGCGGTCGAGCATCGATGAGCGGCGGGAGTTCCTGAAAAAGCACAAGGTGAAGGCGCACTTCCGGCCCGATGTCCTTGCCATCGATCCGGGCGACCTCATCGAGAACATCCGGCAGCAGGGTGTCTCGTGGTGGGACGCACCCGTCAAGGCTTCTCAAGTGCTCGCACCGATCACACCGGTATCGCTGCCCGGAAAGCCGTACGAGAAGCCCACGACCCTTACGGGCGCCGAGTGGGAGATCGTCAGCCGTTGGGAGGACTTCGAAGCCGAACGGGCCGCGCAGCAAGCGAAGGCCGAAGAGGAAGCCAAGGCGGCAGGCGAGGCCGAGAAGGTTACGGCTCCAGCCTGA
- a CDS encoding class I SAM-dependent methyltransferase: protein MNARGDATWLNWTQYPDHGPDESVLGTVAGRRVLELGSGSGSNLAHLVTLGATGQGVDIAPARETVARERWGHLPGLEFRTAEATAFLNETDETFDVVLSIFGAVWFIDPDTLLPLIRSHMTPGGILAFSHLPPGSQGPKPVKAGLRHDRTPDEWGRILTGHGFSDVRVSLIDPPKGRAVGTLLVRALAA, encoded by the coding sequence GTGAACGCCAGAGGTGATGCGACGTGGCTGAACTGGACCCAGTACCCCGATCATGGGCCGGACGAGAGCGTTCTCGGCACCGTGGCCGGACGCCGGGTGCTGGAACTCGGCTCGGGGAGCGGTAGCAACCTCGCGCACCTCGTGACGCTTGGCGCGACAGGCCAGGGGGTGGACATCGCCCCCGCCCGCGAGACAGTCGCGCGGGAGCGCTGGGGCCATCTGCCGGGCCTTGAGTTCCGCACGGCGGAGGCGACTGCGTTCCTGAACGAGACGGACGAGACATTCGATGTCGTGCTCTCGATCTTTGGTGCCGTGTGGTTCATCGATCCGGACACCCTGCTCCCGCTGATCCGCTCGCACATGACGCCGGGCGGCATCCTGGCCTTCTCGCATTTGCCTCCAGGCAGCCAGGGGCCCAAGCCTGTCAAAGCCGGACTGAGGCACGACCGCACCCCGGATGAGTGGGGGCGCATCCTGACGGGGCACGGCTTCTCTGACGTGCGCGTGTCGCTGATCGACCCGCCGAAGGGTAGGGCTGTGGGCACGTTGCTTGTCCGGGCCCTGGCGGCCTGA
- a CDS encoding recombinase family protein: MTTNTITGQLIGYARVSTDDQEAQLQRDALTAAGCARIFEDKASGKNTDRPELTAALDYARPGDTLCVWKLDRFARSLIDLVTMVDTLRERGIGFKVLTGALANIDPGTADGRLMLQVVGAMAEFERSLIKERTRAGLDAAKAQGRTGGRPTVVNEDVLTVARARKAKGESVSAIAKALGISRATLYRHLDEGA, from the coding sequence ATGACGACGAACACGATCACTGGTCAGCTCATCGGTTACGCCCGCGTCTCCACGGATGACCAGGAAGCGCAGCTCCAGCGCGACGCACTGACGGCCGCAGGCTGCGCCCGGATCTTCGAGGACAAGGCCAGTGGGAAGAACACCGACCGGCCAGAGTTGACGGCCGCACTGGACTACGCCAGACCCGGCGACACCCTGTGCGTGTGGAAGCTCGACCGTTTCGCCCGGTCCCTCATCGACCTTGTGACCATGGTCGACACCCTTCGAGAGCGGGGCATCGGGTTCAAGGTGCTCACGGGTGCACTGGCCAACATCGACCCCGGTACGGCGGACGGCCGTCTCATGCTTCAGGTGGTCGGAGCCATGGCCGAGTTCGAGCGCAGCCTCATCAAGGAGCGCACCCGCGCCGGACTCGACGCAGCCAAGGCGCAGGGGCGGACAGGCGGACGGCCAACCGTGGTCAATGAGGATGTGCTCACGGTTGCCCGTGCCAGGAAGGCGAAGGGTGAGAGCGTGAGCGCCATTGCCAAGGCGCTCGGGATCTCTCGTGCCACTCTGTACCGCCACCTTGATGAGGGCGCCTGA
- a CDS encoding ATP-dependent DNA helicase UvrD2 — protein MPPRGTWQHGGVTAATQSTLFPRVPDTADAVLDGLDPEQREVATALHGPVCVLAGAGTGKTRAITHRIAYGVRAGILQPTSVLAVTFTNRAAGEMRGRLRQLGATGVQARTFHSAALRQLQYFWPKAVGGALPRLVERKVQLVAEAAAACRIRLDRNELRDVTGEIEWSKVTQTVPADYAAVAAKSGRDTPRDPAEISQLYAAYEDLKRDRTVIDFEDVLLLAVGILQDRHDIAEQVRSQYQHFVVDEYQDVSPLQQRLLELWLGDRDNLCVVGDASQTIYSFTGATPDHLLNFRTRHPGATLVKLVRDYRSTPQVVHLANGLLAQAVGRAADHRLELVSQREPGTDPVYTEYVDEPAEAEGAARRIRALIADGVPAGDIAILFRTNSQSEIYEQALADLGIPYLLRGAERFFERTEVREAGAALRGAARFGANDTLLDDMVDLPSQVRAVLSTKGWTTQPPAGSGAVRDRWESLAALVRLAEDFAAARPEATLADLVAELDERAAAQHAPTVEGVTLASLHAAKGLEWDAVFLVGLAEGMMPITYAKTEEQIEEERRLLYVGVTRARVHLSLSWALSRSPGGRPSRRASRFLDGLRPGSGTAAGARAAGGPGGIERGSGRGGEPGEAGAPRERRRGGRSPARCRVCGRTLTDAGEMKLMRCEDCPSDMDEGLYERLLEWRSVQARRLGQPPFCVFTDKTLIAIAEAVPEDEGELARIPGVVVRKLRHFGADVLAICAGQELAEDGEAN, from the coding sequence CTGCCGCCTCGTGGGACCTGGCAGCATGGCGGGGTGACAGCAGCAACGCAATCCACCCTCTTCCCACGGGTCCCGGACACCGCCGACGCGGTGCTCGACGGGCTGGACCCGGAGCAGCGCGAGGTCGCCACCGCCCTGCACGGGCCGGTGTGCGTGCTCGCGGGCGCCGGCACGGGCAAGACCCGCGCCATCACGCACCGCATCGCCTACGGAGTGCGGGCCGGGATCCTCCAGCCCACCAGTGTGCTCGCCGTCACGTTCACCAACCGCGCGGCCGGCGAGATGCGCGGCCGCCTGCGCCAGCTCGGCGCCACCGGCGTCCAGGCGCGCACGTTCCACTCCGCCGCCCTGCGCCAGCTCCAGTACTTCTGGCCGAAGGCGGTCGGCGGCGCGCTGCCCCGCCTCGTCGAGCGCAAGGTCCAGCTCGTCGCCGAAGCCGCGGCGGCCTGCCGCATCCGCCTCGACCGCAACGAACTGCGCGATGTGACCGGCGAGATCGAGTGGTCCAAGGTCACCCAGACCGTCCCCGCGGACTACGCCGCCGTCGCCGCCAAGTCCGGCCGGGACACCCCTCGTGACCCCGCCGAGATCTCCCAGCTCTACGCGGCGTACGAGGACCTCAAGCGCGACCGCACGGTCATCGACTTCGAGGACGTCCTGCTCCTGGCCGTCGGCATCCTCCAGGACCGCCACGACATCGCCGAGCAGGTCCGCTCCCAGTACCAGCACTTCGTGGTCGACGAGTACCAGGATGTGAGCCCCCTCCAGCAGCGCCTCCTGGAGCTGTGGCTCGGCGACCGCGACAACCTCTGCGTCGTCGGCGACGCCAGCCAGACGATCTACTCCTTCACCGGCGCGACCCCCGACCACCTGCTGAACTTCCGCACCCGCCACCCGGGCGCCACCCTCGTCAAGCTCGTCCGGGACTACCGCTCCACCCCCCAGGTCGTCCACCTCGCCAACGGCCTGCTCGCCCAGGCGGTCGGCCGCGCCGCCGACCACCGCCTCGAACTGGTCTCGCAGCGCGAGCCCGGCACCGACCCCGTCTACACGGAGTACGTGGACGAGCCCGCCGAGGCCGAGGGCGCCGCTCGCCGCATCCGCGCCCTGATCGCCGACGGCGTCCCCGCGGGCGACATCGCCATCCTGTTCCGCACGAACTCCCAGTCGGAGATCTACGAACAGGCCCTGGCCGACCTGGGCATCCCCTATCTGCTGCGCGGGGCGGAGCGGTTCTTCGAGCGCACCGAGGTCCGCGAGGCGGGCGCGGCCCTGCGCGGCGCCGCCCGCTTCGGCGCCAACGACACCCTCCTGGACGACATGGTCGACCTGCCCTCGCAGGTGCGGGCGGTGCTCTCCACCAAGGGCTGGACGACGCAGCCGCCCGCGGGCTCCGGCGCGGTCCGCGACCGCTGGGAGTCCCTGGCCGCCCTGGTGCGCCTCGCGGAGGACTTCGCCGCCGCCCGCCCCGAGGCCACCCTGGCCGACCTCGTGGCCGAGCTGGACGAGCGCGCCGCCGCGCAGCACGCGCCCACCGTCGAGGGCGTCACCCTCGCCTCCCTGCACGCCGCGAAGGGCCTGGAGTGGGACGCCGTGTTCCTGGTCGGCCTGGCCGAGGGCATGATGCCGATCACGTACGCCAAGACCGAGGAGCAGATCGAGGAGGAGCGCAGGCTCCTGTACGTGGGCGTGACCCGTGCCCGCGTCCACCTCTCCCTGTCCTGGGCCCTCTCCCGGTCCCCGGGAGGCCGCCCCAGCCGCCGGGCCAGCCGCTTCCTCGACGGCCTGCGCCCCGGCTCGGGCACGGCCGCGGGGGCGCGCGCGGCGGGCGGACCCGGCGGCATCGAGCGCGGCAGCGGCCGCGGCGGGGAGCCCGGCGAGGCCGGAGCGCCCCGGGAGCGCCGCCGCGGCGGCCGCAGCCCCGCCCGCTGCCGCGTCTGCGGCCGCACCCTCACCGACGCCGGTGAGATGAAGCTCATGCGCTGCGAGGACTGCCCTTCGGACATGGACGAAGGGCTCTACGAGCGGCTCCTGGAGTGGCGATCGGTCCAGGCGCGGCGCCTGGGGCAGCCCCCGTTCTGTGTCTTCACGGACAAAACCTTGATCGCCATCGCGGAGGCCGTGCCGGAGGACGAGGGCGAGCTGGCCCGGATCCCGGGCGTCGTGGTCCGCAAGCTACGTCACTTCGGCGCCGACGTCCTCGCCATCTGTGCAGGTCAGGAGCTTGCGGAGGACGGCGAGGCGAACTGA